A single Anatilimnocola floriformis DNA region contains:
- a CDS encoding efflux RND transporter permease subunit, producing the protein MNVWELCIRRPVFTCMLVLAPVVMGIAAYPQLGVDLFPNVDIPTVVITTTLKGAGVEEMESSVTKEIEEAVNTISGIDELKSTTKEGFSQIVIAFKLAKNGDVAAQEVRDKISQILNRLPSGTDAPLVDKFAVDAAPVMTIAVSGKRDEREVTEIAKKQVKENLETVYGVGAVTMVGGRQRAINIILNVDQLAAYSLSAEDIRRALLRQNLEVPGGRVDQGSQELVLRTMGRIEKVADFANLIVADRKDYPVRLKDVGRVEDSYEEPRGLSRLDGNSAVSLVVQKQSGQNTVSVVHSIKDQLAKIKEMLPPDINYAVIRDQSRFIESSIHEVQFHLVLAAVLVSLTILLFIRDWRTTIIATVAIPASMLPTFAFMMAMGYTLNNITMLGLILAIGIVIDDAVVVHENIFRHMEEFGRDAVAASRSATSEIATAVVATTLSLLVIFVPVAFMQGQVGRFFNSFGFVVGFSILMSMFVSFTLTPMLCSRFLVLEKDSHHKSKGGIVTRIIEGSYRWILGWSLKHRWVIVAVSVAVLCSTPTIAGMVGFDFVPVDDQGEFEVSMTLPEGYSLDRAGQLMREMETDLKTLPDVRHIFTIVGDTTGRVGKGQGDVTQASIYVRLPDVGQREYTQFDMMRKAREMMQRYPDIRTAVQDVGAISASGFKQVDVDLNIRGTDLEELRVISDKVAAWLKSRGSYVDVDTSLSLRKPELRVHIDRDRASNLDVPVETIASTLNLLVGGELIGKYKEKADQYDVWVRADRSFRDAPETIDALMVPSPQAGLVKLSNLAHLENAQGPTSIERHSRQRQVVVVANLEDMPLGKAVEEIDAYMKSLNLPAGYHHEFLGRAKMMKESNGGFLIAFGLSFLFMYMVLAAQFESFVHPITILLALPLTLPFAFLSLYLLRTPLDIYAMFGLFMLFGIVKKNGILQIDYTNVLRAQGIERDKAILDANQTRLRPILMTTLMLVAAMVPVAMGQGPGAGSRASMAKVIIGGQSLSLLLTLLLTPVAYSLWDDFVLLWNKWILRIKPAGQPQTSPIPNPLSQAGTETVIDGIAIHHASEVPSPSAVFQQVITDPDRQRALKTNSIVA; encoded by the coding sequence ATGAACGTCTGGGAACTCTGCATCCGCCGGCCGGTTTTCACCTGCATGCTGGTCCTCGCGCCAGTCGTGATGGGGATTGCCGCCTATCCGCAGCTGGGGGTCGATCTGTTTCCGAACGTCGACATCCCGACGGTCGTCATCACGACGACTCTCAAGGGGGCCGGCGTGGAAGAAATGGAATCGAGCGTCACCAAAGAAATCGAAGAAGCCGTCAATACGATCAGTGGCATCGACGAACTGAAGTCGACGACCAAGGAAGGCTTTTCGCAAATCGTTATCGCCTTCAAGCTCGCGAAGAATGGCGACGTTGCCGCGCAAGAAGTGCGCGACAAGATCTCGCAGATTTTGAATCGTCTGCCATCCGGCACCGATGCTCCGCTCGTCGATAAGTTTGCCGTCGATGCCGCGCCGGTCATGACCATCGCCGTCAGCGGCAAACGCGATGAACGCGAAGTCACCGAAATCGCCAAGAAACAAGTCAAAGAGAATCTGGAAACCGTCTACGGCGTCGGTGCGGTGACGATGGTGGGCGGTCGTCAACGCGCGATCAACATCATTCTCAACGTCGATCAGCTGGCCGCCTATTCGCTGTCGGCCGAAGACATTCGCCGCGCACTGCTGCGGCAAAATCTCGAAGTTCCCGGCGGCCGCGTCGACCAAGGTTCGCAAGAGCTTGTTTTGCGCACGATGGGCCGCATCGAGAAGGTCGCCGACTTCGCCAACCTGATTGTCGCTGACCGCAAGGACTATCCGGTTCGTTTGAAAGACGTTGGCCGCGTCGAGGATTCCTACGAAGAACCCCGCGGCCTGAGTCGCCTCGACGGCAACTCGGCCGTAAGTCTCGTGGTGCAAAAACAATCGGGACAGAACACGGTCTCGGTGGTGCACAGCATCAAAGATCAACTCGCCAAGATCAAAGAGATGCTGCCGCCGGATATTAATTACGCGGTGATTCGTGATCAGTCGCGGTTCATCGAGAGTAGCATCCACGAAGTGCAGTTCCACTTGGTGCTCGCTGCCGTGCTCGTCAGCTTGACCATTTTGCTCTTCATTCGCGATTGGCGGACGACGATCATCGCCACGGTGGCGATTCCCGCCTCGATGCTGCCGACGTTCGCGTTCATGATGGCGATGGGCTACACGCTCAATAACATCACGATGCTCGGCTTGATTCTTGCCATCGGCATCGTCATCGACGACGCGGTGGTGGTACACGAAAATATTTTCCGCCACATGGAAGAGTTTGGCCGCGACGCCGTCGCTGCCTCACGCTCGGCGACTTCCGAAATCGCGACCGCCGTGGTCGCCACGACGCTCTCACTCCTCGTGATCTTCGTGCCGGTTGCGTTCATGCAAGGGCAGGTGGGCCGCTTCTTCAATAGCTTCGGCTTTGTGGTCGGCTTTTCGATTCTGATGAGCATGTTTGTGTCGTTCACGCTCACGCCGATGCTCTGCTCGCGGTTTTTGGTCCTCGAAAAAGACAGCCATCACAAGAGCAAGGGTGGCATCGTTACGCGGATCATCGAAGGCTCGTATCGTTGGATTCTCGGTTGGTCCTTGAAACATCGCTGGGTGATCGTGGCCGTTTCGGTTGCGGTCCTATGTAGCACGCCGACGATTGCGGGCATGGTCGGCTTCGACTTCGTGCCAGTCGACGATCAAGGCGAATTCGAAGTCAGCATGACGTTGCCCGAAGGTTACTCGCTCGACCGCGCCGGTCAGCTGATGCGAGAAATGGAAACCGACCTGAAGACGCTGCCCGATGTGCGGCACATCTTCACGATCGTCGGCGATACGACGGGCCGCGTCGGCAAAGGCCAGGGTGACGTAACGCAGGCCAGCATTTATGTGCGACTGCCCGACGTCGGTCAGCGTGAATACACGCAGTTCGACATGATGCGCAAAGCTCGCGAAATGATGCAGCGCTATCCCGACATCCGCACTGCCGTGCAAGACGTCGGCGCGATCTCGGCGAGCGGCTTCAAGCAAGTCGACGTCGACCTCAACATTCGTGGCACCGACCTGGAAGAACTCCGCGTCATCTCCGACAAGGTCGCGGCCTGGCTGAAGTCGCGCGGATCGTACGTCGACGTCGACACCAGCTTGTCGCTCCGCAAACCGGAACTGCGCGTGCACATCGATCGCGATCGTGCGTCGAATCTCGACGTGCCGGTCGAAACGATCGCATCGACGCTGAACTTGCTCGTCGGCGGCGAACTGATCGGAAAGTACAAAGAGAAAGCCGATCAATACGATGTTTGGGTCCGGGCCGATCGCTCGTTCCGCGACGCGCCCGAAACCATCGACGCGTTGATGGTTCCCTCGCCGCAAGCGGGGCTCGTGAAACTCTCGAATCTCGCTCATCTCGAAAACGCGCAAGGCCCGACGTCGATCGAACGTCACAGCCGGCAACGACAGGTGGTGGTGGTTGCCAATCTCGAAGATATGCCCCTCGGCAAAGCCGTCGAAGAGATCGACGCTTACATGAAGTCGCTCAACCTGCCCGCCGGTTACCACCACGAGTTCCTCGGCCGGGCGAAGATGATGAAGGAATCGAACGGCGGCTTCCTCATCGCGTTCGGCTTGAGCTTCCTCTTCATGTACATGGTGCTCGCGGCCCAGTTCGAGAGCTTCGTCCATCCGATCACCATTCTGCTCGCATTGCCGCTCACGCTGCCGTTCGCGTTCCTGTCACTGTATCTACTCCGCACGCCGCTCGATATCTACGCGATGTTCGGCCTGTTCATGCTCTTCGGCATCGTGAAGAAGAACGGCATCTTGCAGATCGACTACACCAATGTGCTGCGAGCGCAAGGGATCGAGCGCGACAAAGCCATTCTCGACGCCAACCAAACTCGCTTGCGACCGATCTTGATGACCACACTCATGCTCGTCGCCGCGATGGTGCCGGTCGCGATGGGCCAGGGCCCCGGCGCCGGCAGCCGCGCGAGCATGGCCAAGGTCATCATCGGCGGCCAAAGTTTGTCGCTGCTCCTCACGCTGCTTCTCACCCCAGTCGCCTACTCGCTGTGGGATGATTTTGTGTTGCTGTGGAACAAATGGATCCTGCGAATCAAGCCGGCCGGACAGCCGCAGACCTCGCCGATTCCGAATCCACTTTCGCAAGCCGGCACTGAAACCGTCATCGACGGCATCGCGATCCATCATGCGAGTGAAGTTCCCTCGCCATCGGCGGTCTTCCAGCAGGTCATCACCGATCCTGACAGGCAAAGAGCGCTGAAGACAAATTCAATCGTGGCGTGA
- the tgt gene encoding tRNA guanosine(34) transglycosylase Tgt: MTRFHFTLHHTDAHCRARRSTFHTPHGPVEMPAFMPVGTQGTVKGLTIDMVGNTGAQMVLSNTYHLALRPTERVVKELGGLHGFMRWNGPILTDSGGFQLFSLAQMTKISEQAAVFRSHIDGSLLELSPERAIQIQEDLGSDVAMVLDHVIALPAEDAAIRAACERTIRWAGRCQAAAKRPEQAQFAIVQGGLNPALRIWCAEELAKLDFPGYAVGGLSVGEAPAEMYKVLDEVCPAMPVNKPRYLMGVGTPMDLLNAVRRGIDLFDCVLPTRNGRNATAYTDAGTLKLRNLKHQLDTQPVEAGCPCPCCQHSRGYIRHLFMADEMLGPMLLSAHNLTYFQRLLAGARAAIEQDRFVEYYDQKIAGWSSSPPNPAE, encoded by the coding sequence ATGACGCGCTTTCACTTCACGCTCCATCACACCGACGCTCATTGCCGCGCCCGCCGCAGCACCTTTCACACGCCGCACGGCCCGGTCGAAATGCCCGCCTTCATGCCGGTCGGCACGCAAGGCACCGTGAAGGGGCTGACCATCGACATGGTGGGCAACACCGGCGCGCAGATGGTTCTCAGCAATACCTATCACCTCGCGCTGCGCCCGACCGAACGCGTGGTGAAGGAACTCGGTGGGCTGCATGGCTTCATGCGCTGGAACGGCCCGATCCTGACCGATAGCGGCGGCTTTCAACTTTTCAGCCTCGCGCAGATGACCAAGATCAGCGAGCAAGCAGCCGTCTTTCGTTCACATATCGACGGCAGTTTGCTCGAGCTGTCGCCGGAGCGAGCGATTCAGATTCAAGAAGACCTCGGCAGCGATGTGGCCATGGTGCTCGACCATGTCATCGCCCTTCCCGCCGAAGACGCCGCCATTCGCGCTGCCTGCGAACGGACCATCCGCTGGGCAGGCCGTTGCCAGGCCGCGGCGAAGCGTCCCGAGCAAGCGCAATTCGCCATCGTGCAAGGCGGCCTCAATCCTGCGTTGCGCATCTGGTGCGCCGAAGAACTCGCCAAGCTCGATTTCCCCGGATATGCGGTCGGCGGCCTGAGCGTCGGCGAAGCGCCGGCCGAAATGTACAAAGTGCTCGACGAAGTTTGTCCGGCGATGCCCGTGAACAAGCCACGCTACCTGATGGGCGTCGGCACGCCCATGGATCTGCTCAACGCGGTTCGTCGCGGCATCGATCTATTCGACTGCGTGCTGCCGACGCGCAACGGCCGCAATGCCACGGCATATACCGATGCTGGCACGCTCAAGCTCCGCAATCTGAAACATCAGCTCGACACGCAACCGGTCGAAGCGGGCTGTCCGTGTCCTTGCTGCCAACACAGCCGCGGCTACATCCGCCACCTCTTCATGGCCGACGAAATGCTCGGGCCGATGCTGCTGAGCGCCCACAACCTCACTTACTTCCAACGCCTGCTCGCCGGCGCCCGCGCCGCGATCGAGCAAGATCGGTTTGTGGAGTACTACGATCAAAAGATCGCCGGTTGGAGCTCATCCCCGCCGAATCCGGCGGAGTGA
- a CDS encoding ExbD/TolR family protein: MSISFACPQCQNPIKAADEHAGRKVRCPKCSAGILVPAATAAAPPVASPPAAQHDDHHEHDFDDHDDDEHDEDHEDHGLMGPKDKPHEDLIDMTPMVDIVFFLLIFFLTTSMAALQAVMNLPNPQKATDKGGGRSVTEASPDSDTLKVTIQDDDTFWIDDEQCFSDQDLRMKIQAAVADAGGKPLTLVVIAAADASHGAAIRVFDAGAAARVGNISLLVREDLEK; encoded by the coding sequence ATGAGCATCTCCTTTGCTTGCCCCCAGTGCCAGAATCCCATCAAAGCAGCCGACGAACATGCCGGCCGCAAAGTCCGCTGCCCAAAGTGCTCGGCAGGCATCCTCGTTCCCGCCGCAACGGCCGCCGCGCCACCAGTTGCCTCGCCGCCGGCTGCGCAGCACGACGATCATCATGAACATGATTTTGACGACCACGATGACGATGAGCATGACGAGGACCACGAAGATCACGGCTTGATGGGGCCGAAGGACAAGCCGCACGAAGACCTCATCGACATGACGCCGATGGTCGACATCGTGTTCTTTCTGCTCATCTTCTTCCTCACCACCTCGATGGCTGCGCTGCAAGCGGTGATGAACCTACCCAATCCGCAGAAGGCCACGGACAAGGGTGGGGGCCGCTCGGTCACCGAAGCCTCGCCAGACAGCGACACGCTGAAGGTGACCATTCAGGATGACGACACGTTCTGGATCGACGACGAGCAGTGCTTCAGCGATCAAGATCTGCGGATGAAAATCCAAGCCGCCGTAGCCGACGCCGGTGGCAAACCGCTGACGCTGGTCGTCATTGCTGCAGCCGACGCCAGCCACGGCGCCGCGATCCGCGTCTTCGATGCCGGCGCTGCTGCCCGCGTCGGCAACATCAGTCTGCTGGTCAGGGAAGATCTCGAAAAGTAG
- a CDS encoding ExbD/TolR family protein has translation MSLLPHKKHHDDAEFDITAMIDLVFLMNIYFMFLFITKAGGEIPDMPTAMHAAPLELDETMTIVVMAGPDPNFVAVKLEGVEGEFTDPGVQEDRINKASDIAQAAKKTKLLIKAQKAVRLREIQRIVGIALREDMTLHVAVMEASGKEEKHE, from the coding sequence ATGTCGCTATTGCCACATAAAAAGCATCATGACGATGCCGAGTTCGACATCACAGCGATGATCGATCTCGTTTTCTTGATGAACATTTACTTCATGTTCTTGTTCATCACCAAGGCGGGCGGAGAGATTCCCGACATGCCGACGGCCATGCATGCTGCGCCGCTCGAGCTCGACGAAACCATGACCATCGTCGTTATGGCCGGCCCCGATCCGAACTTCGTCGCGGTCAAGCTCGAGGGAGTCGAAGGGGAATTTACCGACCCGGGCGTGCAGGAAGACCGCATCAACAAAGCTTCGGATATCGCGCAGGCCGCGAAGAAAACCAAGCTGCTGATCAAAGCTCAAAAAGCCGTTCGCCTGCGCGAGATTCAGCGCATCGTGGGGATCGCCCTGCGGGAAGACATGACGTTGCACGTCGCCGTGATGGAAGCATCGGGCAAGGAGGAGAAGCACGAATGA
- a CDS encoding MotA/TolQ/ExbB proton channel family protein — MNISAIAPIVDKLCYVMLALNFLWGLYCIVTAYRRLSQFGFANRNEYNAFMDELLAKLKNREYDEATALCEGDIRAVPQLTHLALTNRELGYEHVKQMVTETLMGDVVTDFDYRTGWVAVVIKSGPLFGLFGTVMGMMAAFSTIGSGAKVEPHHIAKDISIALICTALGLLTAIPFNFLLASIQNRLRKLLEATQAGMLKVLLLLKPSKDPMKRAA; from the coding sequence ATGAATATCAGTGCGATTGCCCCGATCGTTGACAAGTTGTGTTACGTGATGCTCGCGCTCAACTTTCTGTGGGGTTTGTATTGCATCGTCACGGCTTATCGCCGGCTGTCGCAGTTCGGCTTTGCCAACCGCAACGAATACAACGCGTTCATGGACGAACTGCTGGCCAAGCTCAAGAATCGCGAATACGACGAAGCGACCGCCCTCTGCGAAGGAGACATTCGCGCCGTGCCGCAGCTCACTCACCTGGCCCTCACCAATCGCGAGCTCGGCTACGAACACGTGAAGCAGATGGTGACCGAAACGTTGATGGGCGACGTGGTGACCGATTTCGATTACCGCACCGGCTGGGTCGCGGTGGTGATCAAGTCCGGCCCGCTGTTCGGCTTGTTCGGCACGGTGATGGGGATGATGGCGGCGTTCAGCACCATCGGTAGCGGTGCCAAGGTCGAGCCGCACCATATCGCGAAGGATATTTCGATCGCCCTCATCTGCACCGCCCTCGGTCTGCTGACGGCTATTCCGTTCAACTTTCTGCTGGCCTCGATTCAGAACCGCCTCCGCAAATTGCTGGAAGCGACGCAGGCCGGCATGCTGAAAGTCCTGCTCCTGCTCAAACCCAGCAAAGATCCTATGAAGCGGGCGGCTTAG
- a CDS encoding endonuclease/exonuclease/phosphatase family protein has protein sequence MFRNIFAIACLLSFVSVSHAQPAAETIRVMSFNLWHGGDAGKQPLDQTVEVIKQARADIVGLQETTSFAASGPRPDRSAEIAKRLGWNHLDQGGNTAIISRFKIVTATPRKWGVRLETPTGRTLYHFNAHLAHAPYQPYQLLSIPYHNGPFLKTAEEAIAAAKSARGAQVERLLAEVRDIVSEKTPIFLTGDFNEPSHHDWTAAAAEQKLCPLAVEWPSTHAVVAAGFRDAYRTIHADPIKNPGLTWTPLTKPADPKDHHDRIDFVFAHGDKLTIKSAEVVGENKTTADIIVTPYPSDHRAVVAEVLTK, from the coding sequence ATGTTTCGCAACATCTTCGCCATCGCCTGTCTCCTGTCCTTCGTCAGTGTGTCGCATGCCCAACCTGCTGCCGAAACCATCCGCGTCATGAGCTTCAACCTCTGGCACGGCGGCGATGCCGGCAAACAACCACTCGATCAAACCGTCGAAGTCATCAAGCAAGCCCGCGCCGATATCGTCGGTCTGCAAGAGACCACCAGTTTCGCCGCGAGTGGCCCGCGACCCGATCGCTCGGCCGAAATCGCCAAGCGGCTCGGCTGGAATCATCTCGATCAAGGAGGCAACACCGCCATCATCAGCCGCTTCAAAATCGTCACCGCCACGCCGCGCAAATGGGGCGTCCGCCTCGAAACGCCCACTGGCCGCACGCTCTACCACTTCAACGCTCACCTCGCCCACGCGCCGTATCAGCCCTACCAACTCCTCAGCATTCCTTACCACAATGGCCCCTTCCTCAAGACCGCCGAAGAAGCCATCGCCGCGGCCAAATCCGCTCGCGGTGCCCAAGTCGAACGCCTGCTCGCCGAAGTCCGCGACATCGTTTCGGAGAAAACGCCGATCTTTCTCACCGGCGACTTCAACGAACCCTCACACCACGATTGGACCGCCGCTGCCGCCGAACAAAAACTCTGCCCCCTCGCCGTCGAATGGCCCAGCACCCACGCCGTCGTCGCCGCTGGCTTTCGCGATGCGTATCGCACGATCCACGCCGATCCCATCAAAAACCCCGGCCTGACTTGGACCCCGCTTACCAAACCCGCCGACCCCAAAGACCACCACGACCGCATCGACTTCGTCTTCGCCCACGGCGATAAGCTCACCATCAAATCGGCAGAAGTCGTGGGCGAAAACAAAACCACCGCCGACATCATCGTCACGCCCTACCCGTCCGACCATCGCGCCGTGGTCGCTGAAGTGCTCACGAAGTGA
- a CDS encoding prenyltransferase/squalene oxidase repeat-containing protein, translating into MLRRSFVVICCVTVAASSLAGSVQAQTKTYDQMVSQAIEFLATKSQAADGSYNSKAGPAVTALVTAAILKHGRSPEDPHVAKALKYLEGFVQPDGGFYAPESNNKNYETALGLLAFSLANKNGKYDALLKKGDAFVKSIQWGATDGKVASDVEFGGAGYGRSKRPDLSNTSFFLDALKATGNDENSEAIKRALIFVSRCQNLETEHNTTPFAAKKPDGGFYYTPAAGGSSQAGVDESTGALRSYASMSYAGLKSMIYAGVKKDDARVVAAKKWLAKNYDLKSNPGMGQAGLYYYYNTMAKALEALGEDKFVDEAGVAHDWRKELVETLAAAQQKDGSWVNETNRWMEGDSALVTGYVLLALSHCKK; encoded by the coding sequence ATGTTGCGTCGTTCTTTCGTCGTTATTTGCTGCGTGACGGTCGCGGCGAGTTCGCTGGCCGGTTCTGTTCAGGCTCAGACCAAAACGTACGATCAGATGGTCTCGCAGGCCATCGAGTTCTTGGCGACGAAGTCGCAAGCTGCCGATGGCTCGTACAACTCGAAGGCTGGGCCGGCCGTCACCGCGCTGGTGACCGCGGCGATTCTCAAGCACGGCCGCTCGCCTGAAGATCCGCATGTGGCGAAGGCGCTGAAGTATCTCGAAGGCTTTGTGCAACCCGACGGCGGGTTTTATGCGCCGGAATCGAACAACAAGAACTACGAAACGGCCCTCGGCCTGCTCGCGTTCAGCCTGGCGAATAAGAACGGCAAGTACGACGCGCTGCTGAAGAAAGGCGATGCCTTTGTAAAAAGCATTCAGTGGGGTGCGACCGATGGCAAGGTGGCCAGCGATGTCGAGTTTGGCGGCGCGGGTTACGGCCGGAGCAAGCGGCCTGACTTGTCGAACACCAGCTTCTTTCTCGATGCTTTGAAGGCCACGGGCAACGACGAAAACAGCGAAGCCATCAAACGGGCTTTAATCTTTGTTTCCCGCTGCCAGAATCTGGAAACGGAACACAACACGACGCCGTTCGCCGCCAAGAAACCGGACGGTGGTTTCTATTACACGCCGGCTGCTGGCGGCTCGAGTCAGGCCGGTGTGGATGAATCGACAGGTGCGCTGCGGAGCTATGCTTCGATGAGCTACGCCGGGCTGAAGAGCATGATCTATGCGGGCGTGAAGAAGGACGATGCTCGCGTGGTCGCGGCCAAGAAGTGGCTGGCGAAGAACTACGACTTGAAGAGCAACCCGGGCATGGGCCAGGCTGGACTCTACTACTACTACAACACGATGGCCAAGGCGCTGGAAGCGCTCGGCGAAGACAAGTTTGTCGACGAAGCGGGCGTCGCTCACGACTGGCGGAAAGAACTCGTCGAAACACTCGCCGCCGCCCAACAAAAGGACGGCAGCTGGGTGAACGAAACCAACCGCTGGATGGAAGGCGACTCGGCGCTCGTCACAGGTTACGTGCTGCTCGCGCTTTCGCACTGCAAGAAGTAA